The sequence AAATATATGTAGCTGTAGACTCGTAGCGTCGCTGTAGCGGGCGTAGCACCTCGGTATTGAGACACGGCGTAGCCCTTCCAGGTGCATCATCCATTGTTGCCATTGTTCTAAGAGGTCTTCATCTATTGGCTGGTCCCAGGTAGTGCCGCGCCGCCACGCCTCTTGAAGTAGCTGTTTTGCTAGCACGGTGACAGGCGCGGCAAATCCGAGCGGATCATACAGCGACATGACGATCTTGAGTGCTTCTCTCTTCGTGGGTATCTTCTTTTCTATGACTGCAGGCGGCAGACGCGCCAGGTCTAGGTTGAAACCGAGCGCATCGGACTTTGGCCGCCAGATGAGACCTAGGACTCGTTCGCTTGATCCATCGTCGATCTTAATGTTCATGGGCTCGTTGCCTGTTTCGCCGAGTGCTTTGAGTACTGCCTCGGAGTTCGATGCCCATTGCCGCAGCACGAAGTGGCCTCGCCGATGTATGTCGCGGACGTCCTGCGCCACCTTGATCGCTTGCTCTTCGGTCTTGTGACTGTCGAGGTAGTCGTCGACGTAGTGTTTGTTGATGATTGCGTCTACTGCCTCGGGGTGAGTGGCTTCGTACTTGAGTGCGTTAATATTCTTCACGTAGATTGCTGTTGATGGTGAACTTGTAGCGCCGAATATGAGTGACGTCATTCTGTATTCTGTTGGCGGCCCATCACGCTTGTTGCCCCTCCACAGGTAGCGAAGGGCATCTCGATCCTCAGCGCGTATCTTCACCTGCATGAACATCTCGGCGATATCAGCTGTCACGGCGACTGCATGCTGTCTGAAGCGCATTAGTACTCCCGGCAACGACTGTAGTAGGTCTGGCCCGGTGAGTAGGTGGTCATTTAGTGAGACGCCTTTATATGTGGCTGCTGCGTCCAGGACAATGCGAATCTTGCCCTTGTTCGGATTGACGACTGCGAAATGCGGTAGATACCACACTTTGTTTGATGTGGTCGGTGGCGCGACTTCAGCGTAGCCCTTTGTAATAAGGCTCTCCATCTGTTTCTCGTACTTTTCTTTGAGGTCAGCGTCGCGATCAATCTTCTTCTCGATGCTGTGAAGTCTCTTCAGCGTGTTCTCGTAGTTGTTTGGCATGCTGAAGTCATCCTTCTTCCACAGTAGAGACGTTTCATATCGGCCGTCGTCTCGTGCTATGGTGTTCTTGGTGAGCAGGTCGAGTGCTCGCTGTTCTGGGTCAGACTTTGGTGTCTTCGGTGTGATCGGTGTGATCGTTAATGAGTCGAGCGCGAAGTGTCTCTTCAGCTGCTCGTCCATGCTGTCTTCGAGGTTGATGATGTTGTTCACGTAGTGCACGCGCTGTCCCAGTGCGCGCGTGTGTGCACCGTGTAAAACCCAGCCCAGTGGTGTGCGTGAAGCCACTGGTTGGTGTCGCTGTCCCGCTCGCACTTCCGACGCCATGAGCAGGTGCCAATTGTCTTGCCCGATGAGCAGGCCTGGCTTCATGTCTGCGTGCTTCAGCTCGTGCTGGATGTCTTCTAGATGAGGGCAGCCGGCAAGGTCTTGCTCGGTGACACGCTGTGCGGCGAGGTGCAGCTTTCTTACTGTGCGTGCGTTGACTATGTGCGTCCCGCTTGCCCCCTCGAGAGTGAGTGTGACGCGACGTGATGCGGACTCTTCGACGCTTGTGTCAGCGATCACTTCTATGAAGAGAGGGTCAATAGGCCCCCTGGCTCCGATCCTCTGTGCAATGTCACTGTCGATGAGCGTAACAGTAGATCCGTCGTCTAGGAGCGCGCATGTGTCGACCGCTCCCGCTGGTCCGGAGACTTGCACCTTTACTATCTTGAGATACGCTTGCGTCTTCGGTGTCCACGAAGAGGCGACTGCTTCCGTTTTCTTTAATTCGGGCTCGTCTTTGCGCACGAAGTGAAGCAGTCGGTGATGTGACCTCTCGCAGCCGTCAACTTCGCATTTCTTAATTCTGCATCGGTGCGTCTTGCTGCGGTAGCGTAGACAACGAAAGCAGAGTCTGCTTTCCTTAGCTAGCTGCCAACGTGAGTCGATGTTGCTCTCTACAAACTTGCGGCATTCTGCTATGTTGTGGCCGGCGTTGGAGCATACTGGGCACGAAACTTTCTGTTCCGCAGTTGCGTGTGCCCTTTGTGCCCGGCGTGgctgctgctgctgttgcTGCTGCTTCGGTTCGTAGGCGATGCTCGACGTCTTCTCATGTGCGTGTGGCCCGCATATCGAGGCTTCCCGAGTGAGGAAGCGGCTGAGCTTCAGCAGGTCGGGTTCCTCGGGCGACTGTGCGGCGGAGAAGTCGAACCAGCGAAGCTTGTGGGCGACGGTGAGCTTCTCGACTGTGAGCTGCGTGATCTCGGGATTGTTGAGGTAGCGGTCGCGGTGCAGCTCTTGAAGTGTCGTTACGATGTTGCTTACTTCGTTTGCAAAGAAGCAGAACTCTGTAGCGATATCCGTAGGCCGGCGTAGTGCGCGCAGACGTTCCAACTCGGCGAGCGCGATGCTGTCCGGGCGCCCGAAGCAAAATTCGAGTGACTTCATCACGTTCTCGGGCGTCGTGCTGGTGATGAGCAGGCGGCTGACAGCTTCCTTCGCTCTTCCTTTCAGGCATCGACGTAGGCGCCCCATGTTGTCGCAGGGCGCGAGTGATGCAGCGGACTCGGAGTAGGCGGTCTTGAACTGTAGCCACTCGTGCGGCGCGCCACTAAAGTACGGTAGCTCACTAATGTGACGCGGAGCCGGtggtggtggcggcggcgccccgGCTCTTGCAGCTAGAGCAATAGCTTCGGCGAGGGCAGTGAGGCTCACAGAGTCGCTTGTCCGCGGCTGAGCGACAGGGACGGCGGCAGTGGAGGCAGGGTCGACGGCGGTGGCGACTGGCGGCGGTAGAACGTAGTCCTCATCATGCTGTCTGGACTCCTCAGCAGCTTCTGTTGGCGGTGGTGGTGCTGCTGACGCGGAGTGAGGCTCGTTCTTGATGGCCAGTACATTCTGCTGTGTCTTTAGCCACGAGTCGACCTTGAGCGTACTCTCCATCTCGGTACTGATGCTGCCGTCGTCGTCATCGGTGTCGGATTCAGCTTCAATAACTGCGAGACGGGCGGCGGCGAGTTCAGCTTTACGACGTGCTATTTCTTCTTTACTACGTGCTATTTCTTCTTTTGCTTCGGCGATTTCAACTTGACGACACGCTAATTCTTCTTTCGCTTCGGCGATGCGGCGTGCCTTTAATGACTTGGCCTTCGATCTTGCTGTAGACGCTGGCGGAGTAGCCCGGATGCATGACGGTGGGCAGGGCGTTCCGGCAGCAGCTGTAACCACCCTCGCGGCAGTGGAGGGCGGTGGCGGTACTCCCCCGAACACAGGGAGCGGTGCCCCCCCTGTTATGGGGGGCGAGACGCTATCCACCCTGGCGGCAGACGAGGGCGGCGTCGATACTCCGGTGGACACACCCGTCGATGTTGATGCTTTCACGGCGGTTGACGGCGTGTGCGTGTCGGAGTCTGTAGCGATGGCGGTGGAGGCGGTGGCGCCGGCGGCCGACGATTCTTCAGTAGGCCTCTGTTCTAGGCCGCCGCGCTGTAGCCTCCCTGTCGTGGACCTCGTTACAGGCATTCCAAAGTCTTCAATCCGGCTCCGATGGACCAAATGTGCGGATCACTTCGACCGTTTCATGAACTATTACTATACGGTGCGAAGGAAGTGGCGGTTGCACCTGTTTGGTTCTTCAGGAAGATGAGGAAATGCCACTGACGTAGAGGTAGCTATATATTAGCCTGTTGAGTCTTCGAAATAAAACACTGGTATTATTGTTCACAATTCACTGGAGATGTTTACTGTTTCACTCTTTCTATTAAACTGACTTGCTGTGAGGTGTTGGCGTCTGCCTTTTATACTAATCTCTACCGAAGATAGAGAATTCCAGGAAGCTCTAGAAAAGACTCATAAGAAGTAGAATGTTCTAGATGGGGCTGCCATCTGTTGTCGAGTAGCTGAACTACATGGTCTATTTAGTGCACTATTGTTCTACTTCGTTATGCTATTtcctactagatggcgctggccTCCACACTTCCTGTCACtatttactaaagtaggtaggtgctCGAACaactagtaggtaggtacatacttaaaactatatctatatctatacacacacataagtaagtatttatcttAGCGCTCAGAACCTTCGCGAGCGTAATCGAGTTAACTACTTGATCTAGTTATTTCTATgaactatttacaaataaaacaaaacttctTTTAGTCGTTCCGTACAGACTTTGACTTTAAATTAATTCCGTTCTAACTCGAATAACTTATTAAGTAGTAACAAACCAAACATGTAGCAAAAAAGTGCGTCATCCCAAGAATGAGTTTTCATTCATAAGAAACCAGCACCACTAATTGGCAGTACAGGATGAAGTCAACCGCCATTAAACATTGTGGTTAATAAATTCTAAAAATCCTCACAAAAACTGGTAGCACGTTTCTAAAACCCAGTTACAGAGGGCGTTAGTGGCAATATATCATATTTTCTCGTACTTTAATGACTTTTTACATTTCAATGAACATAGTTTTCCTAAACATGATTTCATTCACGCAAGAAGGACGTTATTAGGTACGCGTATTATACGCTAGGTATACGAAGGGATTGTTTCTTCagataatcatcatcaacttCTGGGCATAAAGCATATTAATGGGCAAAGCATACTTATTCTTCTTCCAGCTACAACCGGCTATCCAAGAAGCGATACCGACATGGATCATTTGACTGATTAAATTTCACCCTGTAAATTACCAGACCAATATACTATTTACTCGGGAAATAGAGTTTTGTGCCCAATTAATCAATTAGATCTACTATTACCCAATTCCCTGCGGAAAACTGTGAGAAACTAAAGTTTAAATTCCAATTATCCAATAAACACagatacttacataggtacgtaCGTTAGGTAAAGTAGAGTAAGTACAGCATCTATCTTAGTTTATTTTCACTATGGAGTTCAGTAAACGGAAGTTGAAGATTTTACTTATGTACTTGCTgcgatttttatgaaaaaccaTTAAAAACAGCAAATCGAAAATGGTTCATCgatttgggagctacgctacagCTACCGCAGATagacacacagacacgttaaactaaTAACAACTTACTTTTTTGTTaggggttaaaaaaaactttattgacttaaataagtataggtacttacctcaGAAAgccatcacactttttacctttaaattgcgctaattttgttagtttttctgttgaattttttccgccttctctgattgttttggccatatcttggtgatacctaaatcgatttgatattgaaatatctcatttgaaagcttataagttgacaatgtttttaaactaaagtgcacaaaaaattgttatatgaaattcttttttaatttaacttatttgtttttaggttttgaatattttttaaaaatgtttatctattttgaggtattgtgtctaatttaagtcgaataatgcacattttattattttaataagtttattaagatgttactaatttaaaaaaaaacaaaaaagtattgaaatatggctagttttttttattttcggttttaaacatgaaattttgccaaacattcaaaaaatctttaaatattaaatatcttagaaatggttaagtttcggatgatacattatagggtataatcgactggaaatgccttcctctatcacctcctaaaaggatcaggtctacttaccaataaccctgtatacttccgagtacctaagtaagtatagttaGGCGCCTACTCAGTCGTGGTCCGTCTGTAAGACAGCTCGTGTCAATTAGTAAATACTGGCCACTATCGGGCCGAAGCTCCGTATTAAACGACACTAcggctgtttttttttattaacaacATCGTTTACAATTTTTAATGGCCATATTTAGAATTACAGATTACTTCACTAACACTTATTACCAGATACTGGTTCCGTTTTTCTAGAGGTTGCTCCCGTGAACAAAGATTATGTATAGGGTGTTACGACTTTACACTCTGAGCAATAGGATACTATTTTGgtatatttacctacaaaTATGAACATTGTGTTATTGTAGGTGTAGAATGTAGGAAACgcttttaatatacttaagtacctccTTAAAATTGTTACCTAATAAAAGAGTAGATTTGGAGCGGTGATAATTGCGACTagctataaaatttataagtttttaaactttaagTTAATtagtttgtaagtaagtacataagttaGTAGGCCTATGCATGTATCTGTATAATGTAGTTTAAATGGGTGACTCGTGCAAATAAATATGCTGATTGTGAATGTTATGACAGTCGCAGTCAATCGTCTTATCATCACGATCGCATTATCCCGTGATTAAAAGATTAAACGTAAGCCTCATACAGGTGTTGAAAGCCTTGACTGCTGCTAGGAAAGCTAGACTTTCAAGTCGCACCCTAGACCGTGCATTTCGAGAAATATTCATTAACCAGGTATCTTTGAGAGGGTATACCCGAAAGCTAAATTTTAACCCTCAACTTCTTAGAGCTTTCTGTCACTTTAAAAAGGATTACAAATGAAAAcatttacagggtgttgcaaaattggtatactaagctgaaacctacaatgtgcagcatggtatatctaagcccgaaactgacatcagaatttggaaattcgcgaaaaaaaaaattaattttctatagtaaaaagtcacgtgaccaacaaagtttctatggaaaatgttttttttttgcgaattttcaaattctgatttcagtttcaggcttagatataccatgctgcacatgtaggtttcggcttagtataccctttttgcaacaccctgtatatagctACGAATTGGCCTTTTTGACTGAcaaagagtcgaaactcgtgttttttaaagttatttgttAACCTCCACTAAACTTTaaaatacggtctatgaataTAAAGGGTACAAGTAATTTTAGTTCGGAAGGCGCTAAAATAACGGAaacaaaatataggtaagtaagtagtcataattcatttatattaggtaagtacctacctattatctGAGTAGGCACTACATTTTATGAATCAGAGAACAAGAATAtcaatttttttcttaaaataaatgtttgtattaATTAACTATGATGCATGAGAAGCaaaagtgatgatgatgactcagAGGAAGGAATcactaaaaaaacttattgccCCATACTAGATCGAATCACGACTTTTGAGGCCATGATTCAACCAATCTTGGCCAAGTTATATTTAAAGCCGAGAGTTGATCTCTTGCAGTCATATAAGCCACGTCTGTTGACATTTATCGCGCCATATAAAGAAGCTAAATTACTTTGATTGACATCGCACCTAACTCTAGATTGATTTAAATGCTAATAATTGTTTGAAGTTCCCAAGACCCCACCTCAGCCATTATGGGTCCAGCCAGACTCGTCCCATTCCACACTCGACCCGGCCACACTCGAcccgaatttcataatttcgataaggttcatttttgtttgtattttttttcttatcgcAAAGTACAGTCGACAGAAAATGTTTATGGATTTCTTAATTGATTGCATATAAAGTGATTATCAcctaaatttaagaaatatgtTGACTAAACTAGCCTAAGTTTGTCCTCAGTAACAGAGAGAGGTAGTTTACCCTTCTCATTGTTTTAGCCTGAAATAAACGGGTTATCGATAACAATGGTCAAGATTTGGATGGCCTGCATCCATGTCTTTCGCGCACttaattgtattgtaatttatgcATTTGATAAGCAAGGGCTACTGcgaagtaattataattttataaacagcaaacggattttataaaaaggattttatacatatttcattgTAAAGATATTTTGTGTAACTGTGATTTTagcacacataattattaatagttactaattttgttaatatttattattaggtaattattacgtttataattcaaaacatgtgttacctactaataatgtttatagaaaatgataaataaatgattaaaagtacaaattattacttttgtttgaATTAATCAGCACATAAATCACCTAACtataatttcagtaaaaaaactcTTGTGGCTGACAGTACATTTCATACATTTCAACAAAAGTACCTAGACATTATCGTATTTTAGAAATTCGGGTCGAGTTTGGCCGGGTCGAGTGTGGAATGGGACGAGTCTGGCTGGACCGGCCATTATTAGCCCTCAGCCTGATAGGTAGTTaagattaataaataactgaGGGATACTTAACTACGTACATACATcagtacctagtacctacttacttacttatcatgaaaaaaaattgtggagtcgtaaataaataaatgaaaggTTTGTTAGAATAAATTGCCTCAACGACTTTTTCACCTTACCTCATTTTGAAAAATCCCtgtaaaataatactacagCTGATAATTTGTATGACAGTGTACGATTATGAAagcacaaataaaacacaaattaaatacctatctacGTTAGCTAAGTACATcaaaagttaaaaagtaaaaatacctaaattatgcctagtttcaccataatCCCTTCT is a genomic window of Plutella xylostella chromosome 18, ilPluXylo3.1, whole genome shotgun sequence containing:
- the LOC125489917 gene encoding uncharacterized protein LOC125489917 produces the protein MPVTRSTTGRLQRGGLEQRPTEESSAAGATASTAIATDSDTHTPSTAVKASTSTGVSTGVSTPPSSAARVDSVSPPITGGAPLPVFGGVPPPPSTAARVVTAAAGTPCPPSCIRATPPASTARSKAKSLKARRIAEAKEELACRQVEIAEAKEEIARSKEEIARRKAELAAARLAVIEAESDTDDDDGSISTEMESTLKVDSWLKTQQNVLAIKNEPHSASAAPPPPTEAAEESRQHDEDYVLPPPVATAVDPASTAAVPVAQPRTSDSVSLTALAEAIALAARAGAPPPPPPAPRHISELPYFSGAPHEWLQFKTAYSESAASLAPCDNMGRLRRCLKGRAKEAVSRLLITSTTPENVMKSLEFCFGRPDSIALAELERLRALRRPTDIATEFCFFANEVSNIVTTLQELHRDRYLNNPEITQLTVEKLTVAHKLRWFDFSAAQSPEEPDLLKLSRFLTREASICGPHAHEKTSSIAYEPKQQQQQQQPRRAQRAHATAEQKVSCPVCSNAGHNIAECRKFVESNIDSRWQLAKESRLCFRCLRYRSKTHRCRIKKCEVDGCERSHHRLLHFVRKDEPELKKTEAVASSWTPKTQAYLKIVKVQVSGPAGAVDTCALLDDGSTVTLIDSDIAQRIGARGPIDPLFIEVIADTSVEESASRRVTLTLEGASGTHIVNARTVRKLHLAAQRVTEQDLAGCPHLEDIQHELKHADMKPGLLIGQDNWHLLMASEVRAGQRHQPVASRTPLGWVLHGAHTRALGQRVHYVNNIINLEDSMDEQLKRHFALDSLTITPITPKTPKSDPEQRALDLLTKNTIARDDGRYETSLLWKKDDFSMPNNYENTLKRLHSIEKKIDRDADLKEKYEKQMESLITKGYAEVAPPTTSNKVWYLPHFAVVNPNKGKIRIVLDAAATYKGVSLNDHLLTGPDLLQSLPGVLMRFRQHAVAVTADIAEMFMQVKIRAEDRDALRYLWRGNKRDGPPTEYRMTSLIFGATSSPSTAIYVKNINALKYEATHPEAVDAIINKHYVDDYLDSHKTEEQAIKVAQDVRDIHRRGHFVLRQWASNSEAVLKALGETGNEPMNIKIDDGSSERVLGLIWRPKSDALGFNLDLARLPPAVIEKKIPTKREALKIVMSLYDPLGFAAPVTVLAKQLLQEAWRRGTTWDQPIDEDLLEQWQQWMMHLEGLRRVSIPRCYARYSDATSLQLHIFVDASESAYAAALYWRAVTAEGKTYLSLVIAKARVAPLKLTSIPRLELQAAVMGCRMAAAVIEEHQVKPESKTFWTDSKTVLTWLKNGSRSYRPFVAHRIADIEENSSTNEWRWIPTKLNVADDATRDVPRDFDADHRWYKGPSFLLEDPTAWPAEKPLLTKKTGEEKTTSVTEKSAQLKEALPDYNRFSKWEKLLRATARVLHFIQLGRPRDQRVNYKRTAKNSEKDPDWRKKTATKPNKRATLKTTEDRKYLPLTGQLLREAEILLVRLSQQQAFDSEIEDLQRNRTLNARSRLRHLAVVAENGILLLKSRIGHTLNIEQGVISPAILDGNHQITKLWIDYTHRQLMHAGAETTVNECRQHYWILRLRTVVKMMIHRCRPCRIRKDSPPQPPTGDHPSSRLAHHCRPYTYTGLDYFGPLTVTVGRTRQKRYVALFTCLTTRAVHLELVDSLTTSSAVMALRRHMALYGTPTELWSDNGTNLRGADRELRQSIDAATADEAAQQKINWRYIPPGAPFMGGAWERLVRSVKTALYAVLNEQHPAEEVLRTLLAEAEYAVNSRPLTHVSLEPDDPEALTPNHFLLGGSGRVHAPGSFDDKDLISRSHWRASQRLADLFWARWLREYLPELQHRREPHGRGEAVKVGDIVMVADGNLPRNTWPKGVVTAVYPGQDGIVRTVDVQTKGGTLRRPTKKLVILPTAPDVPTKEFNALQAMTGGRDVRND